The sequence AAACACACTCTTTAAATCCTTATTTGGAGTATCTTTGAACCATACAATGGTTTCTCTATATCTTGCGCGTATTTAGATAACCAGCTCCACCACCTTTGGTTAGCGACAAATCAAGAATAGAGGACAACAATATTTGGAGATCTAACTAAAGAAGCTGTTGGGGTTAGTTTGGGAACTCCATTTTCCTAAGGGGTTCCTATTTTCCCAAGTGAAAaaaaactaatttcccttggaaaatggaaatcccttgggaaaatagggttcccaaactagccctaagtctCTATTCCTGCCAATACGGAAGCATATAAATAGATTCTTGGATTTGCTCTAAAGAAACATAAATCTTAGTCTTCTTCGCACCTCATGTATATTGCATATGGGAAAGAACAGTAGGTGAAATATTTCAAACTAATATAAGCAAACCGGAGGAATAAAAGTTCATATTTTTCAAGTAGATATAATAAAAGGTCTAGGTATTCTTAAGTTTGGTAACTCCAAGAAACAAACAGTTAGATTAGTAGCTACTAGAGAAACCTGAAAGGGTCTTCTCTGACTCTCGGACATATGCCCTGAAACAGAAAGTAAACATGCTGCAGCTGCAGTATGTCAGATGTCAACACCTGACCAAACTTATAGCAGCTTTCATCATGATGGCATGGAAAAAATAAGACCTTAGATTCACTAGTCAGCATTCAAAACTTTGTTGTTTTCCAATTTGGATCTTAACAAGTACGATGTTGTTTGTCATCCAACCAGTAGCGAGTAACTATGCAAGCTGTTGACAATTGTCGGGTAAGGTTACCTCAGGCGATCTAAGATCAACCACTGAGTTCTCAGCAACGGATTTGACAGCAGCAGCTACCACTTTGAAACATTGCTCCCTATCCATCAAAGTCTGCTGGTTTGAACCTTCATTACTGTTCTTCTCTGTCTCATCAATGCCCCTTCTATTATAGGCAACCGCAAACTGTAAAATACATAAAAACTTGTTCAGTATAATTGTATAAAATGTTTTCATGACAATGCACAGTGTACTACAGCTAGTGATGCTCTTTAATTGCAAAAGTGAAATTTCAATCATTAACAAAAGGATGGAGTGATTTTGATGCATAGTGATGAAGGTAATAGAGCAAGTGCTACTAGAGCCTGGTATTACAACAAATGTAAGAGAACTTAAACAATACATGAATCAGTGTATGAGACCCAACCGCAAGGATATCTATACAAATGCTGCATAATACATTGCAGTGCTGCAGTAGAAAATAGTATGAATTTGACTCCATTAAACATTAACAAAATGGGTAAACAATGATAAATGACGCAATTTCTACCTTTATAGGCTTGTCTTCGTTTGTCTTGCTCCTCGAGAAGTCAAGGAATAACTTTGACACAGTGGCATGCAGGTCTTCTTCTGATAGAATGCAAGTTTCTTGAATTGGGAATATGCGGTGGCACCATCTGTCAATTCAGAGTTTAATTTAGACCCTAAAACACCAGAACTTTAAGCCTTTAACTATACGCAGTAGGAGTAGCCTATAATCAGTGATGTCGCAGTATTTTTACGTATGCAACTGGCCGGAAgaaagaaaatcatattgctgttcCACTTTAGGCCCTGTTCAGTTGCAGGTGGATTGAGAGGGATTAAATCCCTTCCTATTCAAAAATGGATAGGGAGGGATTTAATTCCCTCCAATCTCCCTCAATCCAcgcctaaccgaacaagcccttatgaAAAGAAGAGTGGTAACACAGTTTGCACAAATCTAGCAATATGAATGATGGCATGTTTAGCCCTAAATCAACATCTCATTTAACCAGGGTGTTTCTAGAACATCATTCAACACTAGTCTCATTCAGCCAATAAGCAGAAAAGGATAGGCAAGAAAAGCATGCCATGTAGAATCACTAAGGAAATAAAAAATACAGAATGAATACTGAATCAAGGCTGGCAACATTTTCAGTAAAGTACTGTAGATGAGTGTCAATGGCTATTTTTCCAGTTCCAGAAAACTTAGATAATGCATAGTAGTGGTCATTTAGACATTTCTACATGGCAGCAGCAGCATGTCAACTTCAAATGTCAgcacttcagaagatgcttcaAATGTCAGCACTTCAGAAGATGAGTTCTTACAATGAAGTTGGATCCTTACTGTGGAGATTTGAGTTTCCCGGATCTGAGTGAATGAAGTATTTCAGTAAGCATCTCAACTACATGAACGCCTCCACTAGGAAATTTAAAGAAGAGCAAGCCACTTCTTGATAGCTTAACCAGTGAGAGATTTGAAGCCCTGTCAACATTGTCATTCACCTTGGACTGGGGTGAGCTTGTGTTTCCGGTGCTTCCTACCATGAAGCCAAGAAGCACACAAGATATGAAAATAACAAGTGGAAAGCCTTTCTGGATCTATAATGTTTATAAGTATAAGGATACAATCAGATAACTTATACTAACCAATTGATTCTGAAACACTGCTACTATTCCCATTCGTTACTGCCTCTTCTAAACTTCCTGATGCCTCCGAGCACAGTTTTCTTTTCTTAATTGCATTTTTCACATCACATGGTTCTGCATGTTCAGAAACACAGCAATTTGCATGGTACTGAACAAAAGACAAAATGAAGCTTTCACATCAGCATATTTTAACATGTACTGTGTGGAAGCTAGAGTTGAAAAGAATTTCGAACAAAAGATGTAAAACTGAATTTGTAAATGTCCCTGAAACTGCTAATGCTCATAGTCATACCTGAGCTATTCAATCGTTGGAGAAAAGACTACATAATGAAGTTGCAAACAGTGCAACTCAAAAGAAGTAAAAAAAACCTACACACTCAAGCATATAGCATGAGAAAGCCATATGAACAGAAGGTGGAACCGGTAATCCAGTAATTACTATTAGGTGGGAaaataataaaatataaaacTTCATTGAGTTTGAGGGTGTGCATCAAATAGTGAATGAAATGCAACATAATTTGGTATATTGCTAAAATAAAACGCAGATTGAAATAGCGACGTTCTCTAAGATAAAATTCATGGACTAGAATTATCAACTGGGAACACAATTAAATACTATGGAGCAACATAATGAGCAATGACCTCTTCAAGGATGGGAATGGC is a genomic window of Zea mays cultivar B73 chromosome 5, Zm-B73-REFERENCE-NAM-5.0, whole genome shotgun sequence containing:
- the LOC100217057 gene encoding uncharacterized protein LOC100217057 (The RefSeq protein has 1 substitution compared to this genomic sequence) is translated as MAAPEPEAKLEAVTPSRSYELPPESESDAPASTGTQELKPWEQHAAVINLPRYDYRASGSLLLRSHSGFLITCPIKREKSATKEAIPILEEYHANCCVSEHAEPCDVKNAIKKRKLCSEASGSLEEAVTNGNSSSVSESIGSTGNTSSPQSKVNDNVDRASNLSLVKLSRSGLLFFKFPSGGVHVVEMLTEILHSLRSGKLKSPQWCHRIFPIQETCILSEEDLHATVSKLFLDFSRSKTNEDKPIKFAVAYNRRGIDETEKNSNEGSNQQTLMDREQCFKVVAAAVKSVAENSVVDLRSPEVAVLVEMLPVSGVPLGSSVAGVSVPPAELISTKPRLCVRSLVPDAKAGKKK
- the LOC100217057 gene encoding uncharacterized protein isoform X1 translates to MAAPEPEAKLEAVTPSRSYELPPESESDAPASTGTQELKPWEQHAAVINLPRYDYRASGSLLLRSHSGFLITCPIKPCDVKNAIKKRKLCSEASGSLEEAVTNGNSSSVSESIGSTGNTSSPQSKVNDNVDRASNLSLVKLSRSGLLFFKFPSGGVHVVEMLTEILHSLRSGKLKSPQWCHRIFPIQETCILSEEDLHATVSKLFLDFSRSKTNEDKPIKFAVAYNRRGIDETEKNSNEGSNQQTLMDREQCFKVVAAAVKSVAENSVVDLRSPEVAVLVEMLPVSGVPLGSSVAGVSVLPAELISTKPRLCVRSLVPDAKAGKKK